A single region of the Natronorubrum daqingense genome encodes:
- a CDS encoding NRAMP family divalent metal transporter has translation MGATNSVPEQIADELSKAVREYGLAFVMVASYFGSGSVFIASQAGVMHGYTLLWAVVGAVLLGIMAQDMSARLGIHGEPLMVFVRRKLGRVPATGIAVFLSIGCIAWCLGLVAAVGAGVSFLTGGTIAWQPVAIVTTVLAIGVGLLDYQRIEQLMVVMMVSLMVLYLVVAGPSNPDLGAVALGFVPTSDALGALTIAAGLLGTTALWPNFFLESILVEEKGWADESDVSNARRDLTIGFTVGGITTVAILIVAAAILRPMGYTELESFITPGEALVEVLGTWAMVLFVAGVTVAAFNSIIPIMWTPAYIVPQAMDIDVDQGTRAFKLVFVAVTATGFASPLVSHLLDLQVVDMVILFPTYNGIFGLPLAALLLYWAVNDRETMGQHRNTTALNVVNAFLVLLAFILAVFAAQDFLEVLFGGGF, from the coding sequence ATGGGCGCAACAAACTCGGTTCCAGAACAGATCGCTGACGAACTGTCGAAGGCGGTTAGAGAGTACGGACTGGCGTTCGTTATGGTCGCCAGTTACTTCGGCTCGGGATCGGTTTTCATCGCGAGCCAGGCCGGCGTAATGCACGGCTACACGCTCCTGTGGGCCGTCGTTGGCGCGGTATTGCTCGGCATCATGGCCCAAGACATGAGCGCTCGACTGGGGATCCACGGCGAACCGCTCATGGTCTTCGTCCGACGAAAACTGGGACGCGTCCCCGCGACGGGGATCGCGGTCTTTCTCTCGATCGGCTGCATCGCCTGGTGTCTCGGCCTCGTCGCCGCCGTCGGCGCCGGCGTCTCCTTTCTGACCGGCGGCACCATCGCCTGGCAGCCGGTCGCAATCGTGACGACCGTCCTCGCCATCGGCGTCGGCTTGCTGGACTACCAGCGGATCGAACAGCTGATGGTCGTAATGATGGTGTCGCTGATGGTGCTCTACCTCGTCGTCGCGGGCCCGAGCAATCCCGACCTGGGTGCTGTGGCGCTCGGATTCGTCCCGACGTCGGACGCGCTCGGCGCGTTGACGATCGCCGCCGGCCTGCTCGGGACGACCGCGCTGTGGCCCAACTTCTTCCTCGAGTCGATCCTCGTCGAGGAGAAGGGGTGGGCCGACGAGAGCGACGTCTCGAACGCCCGTCGGGACCTGACGATCGGATTCACCGTCGGCGGGATTACCACGGTCGCGATCCTCATCGTGGCCGCCGCGATACTGCGGCCGATGGGGTACACCGAACTCGAGTCCTTCATCACGCCGGGTGAGGCGCTCGTCGAAGTGCTCGGCACGTGGGCGATGGTGCTGTTCGTCGCGGGCGTCACCGTCGCGGCGTTCAATAGTATCATCCCGATCATGTGGACGCCGGCGTACATCGTTCCACAGGCGATGGACATCGACGTCGACCAGGGCACTCGCGCCTTCAAGCTCGTTTTCGTCGCCGTCACCGCGACAGGTTTCGCTTCGCCGCTGGTCAGTCACCTCCTGGACCTGCAGGTCGTCGACATGGTCATCCTGTTCCCGACGTACAACGGCATCTTCGGCCTACCGCTCGCGGCGTTGTTGTTGTACTGGGCAGTTAACGACCGCGAGACGATGGGCCAACACCGGAACACGACAGCACTGAACGTCGTCAACGCGTTTCTCGTGTTGCTGGCGTTCATTCTCGCCGTCTTCGCGGCCCAGGACTTCCTCGAGGTACTCTTCGGTGGCGGCTTCTAG
- a CDS encoding quinone-dependent dihydroorotate dehydrogenase, which translates to MTLYSRVRPLAFTLPAETAHDLGKRTLRAAQSTWPTRTALSSAYQYEHPALEVDLFGTTFSNPVGVAAGFDKNAEVTHALEALGFGFVEIGTVTPYPQEGNDRPRLFRLREDEAMVNRMGFNGQGMERVRTRLEADGTPGFPLGVNIGKMNSSSEDEAIEDYRRVFDRLSPFADYVVVNVSCPNTPDEFDEASPDHLRAIFETLEAENDGDVPMLVKIGPDEPEESVLELVDIVQRFDLDGIVATNTSTSREGLESPARSEWGGLSGAPIENRSTAVIRSIATHTDGDLPIIGVGGVDSPTSAYAKIRAGASLVQLYTGFVYEGPSTAKRINRGLVQLLERDGFDTVEDAVGAGLE; encoded by the coding sequence ATGACGCTGTACTCGCGGGTTCGGCCCCTCGCGTTCACATTGCCCGCCGAGACGGCACACGATCTCGGCAAACGGACGCTCCGGGCCGCCCAATCCACGTGGCCGACGCGGACGGCGCTCTCGAGTGCCTACCAGTACGAGCATCCGGCACTCGAGGTTGACCTGTTCGGCACCACGTTTTCGAACCCGGTGGGCGTGGCGGCCGGCTTCGACAAGAACGCCGAAGTGACACACGCGCTCGAGGCGCTCGGGTTCGGATTCGTCGAAATCGGCACCGTCACTCCCTATCCCCAGGAGGGTAACGACAGGCCACGGCTGTTCCGTCTCCGGGAGGACGAAGCGATGGTCAACCGAATGGGATTCAACGGGCAGGGGATGGAACGCGTCAGAACCCGACTCGAGGCCGACGGCACTCCCGGCTTCCCACTCGGCGTCAATATCGGGAAGATGAACTCCTCGAGCGAAGACGAAGCGATCGAGGACTACCGGCGCGTCTTCGACCGACTCTCGCCGTTCGCCGACTACGTCGTCGTCAACGTCTCCTGTCCGAACACGCCCGACGAGTTCGACGAAGCCTCACCCGATCATCTCCGGGCGATTTTCGAGACGCTCGAGGCCGAAAACGACGGAGATGTCCCAATGCTGGTGAAGATTGGCCCCGACGAACCCGAGGAGTCGGTGCTCGAGTTAGTCGATATCGTCCAGCGCTTCGACCTGGACGGCATCGTCGCGACGAACACATCGACGAGTCGCGAGGGTCTCGAGTCACCGGCGCGAAGCGAGTGGGGCGGGCTCAGCGGCGCTCCGATCGAAAATCGGTCGACGGCAGTCATTCGATCGATCGCGACGCACACCGACGGCGACCTGCCGATCATCGGCGTCGGCGGAGTCGATTCGCCGACGAGCGCGTACGCGAAGATTCGAGCCGGCGCGTCTCTCGTCCAGTTGTACACCGGCTTCGTCTACGAGGGCCCGTCGACGGCGAAGCGGATCAATCGCGGGCTCGTCCAGTTACTCGAGCGCGACGGCTTCGACACGGTCGAAGACGCCGTCGGTGCCGGCCTCGAGTAA